The DNA window TGGAGGTGCGGGAGAACCACCTGTTCATCAACGCGCCGGACTCGGCGACCGCCCGCGTGGTCGACGACGAGCACCAGGTGCGCGACGTCGACAAGTACGCCAACGACGTGCTCGGCGGCGACCCGCCGCCGGTGCCCCCGCCGCCGCCTCCGCCGAAGAAGCCGAAGGTGGGCAAGCCGGGCGCGCCGCGCAGCGTCACCGCCTCGGCCGGCGACGCGCAGGCGCGGGTTGGCTGGCAGCCCGCGGCGGCGAACGGCGCCGACATCGTCCGGTACGTGGTGGAGGGCGGTGGTCAGCGCCTCGAGGTGGGCGCCAACCAGCGGTCGGTGGAGGTCACGGGCCTGACCAACGGCGAGACGTACCGGTTCTCGGTGCACGCGGTCAACGCCAAGGGCGACGGACCGGCGCGTACCAGCAACCCGGTCACCCCGACGGCGGAGGTGCCGGACCCGCCGGCCAGCGTCACCGCCGAGGCCCGGCCGGACGGCACGGTCCTGGTGAGGTGGCCGGCCGCGAACGGGCAGGGCAACACGATCGCGAAGTACGCCGTGACCGCCACCTCGGCCGGCGCGAACGCTCCGGCCGGTGAGTCGACGAAGACGGAGCTGGTGGTCCCGGCGGGCGAGCTGGAGTACGGCAACCAGTACGCGTTCACGGTGGTGTCGGTCAACGACCGGGGCGCCGGTTCGGTGGCGTCCCCGGTGAGCAACTCGGTCGTGCCGTTCGCCCCGCCGGGTCAGCCGGTCGGCCTGCGGGCGACGACCGTGGCCGACCAGCCGGGCACGGTGGCGGTGCAGTGGTCGCCGGCGGCGCCCAACGGTCGGCCGGTGACGAAGTACCTGGTGGAGGCGGGTGGCAGGACCAGCGAGGTGACCGACACCCGGGCCACCGTCGGCGGGCTCGGCGACGGGCAGAACGTCACGGTCAAGGTCCGGGCGGTCAACGAGGCCGGGCCGGGCCCGGAGGCCACCGACACGGCGCGGACGGTGGCGCAGCCCCGGATCACGGTCACCGGCTCCTCGGCGACGGCCACCTCGGTCACGGTCACCTTCACCGTGGACGCCGGGGGCGGGAAGCCGGCGTGCACGGTCAGCGTGCCGGGCCAGGCGCCGGTCGCCGCGGCCGACTGCGCCCGCGCCACGGTGTCGGACCTGACGCCGGGGACCGCGTACACGGTCACGGTGACGGTGCGCAACGCCGCCGGCCAGGGCATGGCGACCCGGGCGCAGAGCACCGACGCGCTCTACGGGATCGCCACCTGCAACAACGGGCCCTCGGGCGACCAGCGGACGTACTGCGACGCCGAGGTCGACGGCCGCAACGGCAACGAGGTCTTCAGGGTCACCCGGCAGGACAACAACCAGCAGGTCGGCTGGGCGAGGCCGGATACCCGGCTGAAGGCGTACTGCAAGAAGCAGGGCGCCAACGTCAACTCCTGGATCTACAACAACCAGAAGCAGAGCACCTGGTGGGTGCAGGTCGAGTTCAGCGGCAGGAACTACATCCCGTGGGCCTGGCTCAACCTGGAGGGCGGCGACAACATCAACGTCCTGCCCACCTGCTGACCACGCGCCACCCAGGCAAGGAGCACCGCCGTGAACACCCGTGAACCGCTCACCCAGCCGGAGGTGCAGGGCTTCGCCGCCCTGGCCGCCCGGCTGGCCGAGAACGTCAACTCGGTGGTGCTCGGCAAGCCGCAGGTGGTCCGGTTGGCGCTGACCGCGCTGTTCGCGCAGGGGCACGTCCTGCTGGAGGACGTGCCCGGGGTCGGCAAGACCACCCTCGCCCGGGCGATCGCCGCGACCGTCAAGGGCCAGTGGCGGCGCATCCAGTTCACCCCGGACCTGCTCCCCTCCGACGTGTCCGGGGTGACGATCTTCAACCAGGCCACCCGCGGTTTCGAGTTCCACCCGGGGCCGGTGTTCGCCAACATCGTCATCGCCGACGAGATCAACCGGGCGTCGCCGAAGACCCAGTCGGCGCTGCTGGAGGTGATGGAGGAGCGCACCGTCACCGTCGACGGGGTCCGCCACCCGGTGCCGCAGCCGTTCCTGGTGGTGGCGACGCAGAACCCGGTGGAGATGGATGGCACGTACCGGCTGCCGGAGGCGCAGCTGGACCGGTTCCTGGTGAAGCTGTCCGTCGGCTACCCGGACGAGGCGGTCGAGGTGGAGGTGCTGCGCGGGGCGACGGTCCGCTCCCCCGAGGCGCTGCCCCCCGTCACCGACACCGCCACCGTCGGGGAGATGGTGCAGATGGCCCGCCGGGTGCACATCGCCGAGCCGCTGTACGCGTACGCGGTGCGGCTGGCCGCGGCGACCCGCGGCCACCCGCAGGTGCGGGTGGGGGTGAGCCCCCGCGGGGTGATCGCGCTGACCCGGGCGGCGTGCGCGTACGCGCTGATCGACGGGCGGGGCTGGATCATGCCGGAGGACCTCAAGGTCCTCGCCGAGCCGGTGTTCGCCCACCGGTTGCTGCTCAGCCCCGACGCGCAGGTGCGCGGGGTGACCGCCGCGGAGGTGCTGCGCCAGGCGGTCGCCTCGGTGCCGGTGCCGCTGCCGTCGGGTCAGCTCGCCCCGGCCCGCTGACGGCCGGCCGCAGGGACGTGGGGATCACCGCCCGGGGCGCCGGGCTGCTCGTGGCCGCCGTGGTGCTGCTCGGCGCCGGTTTCCGGTTCGCGTACCCGGAGCTGACCCTGCTCGGGGTGGCCGCCGCCGGCGCGGTCGGATACGCCCTGCTGGTGGCGTCGTGGCGGCCCCGGCTTCAGGTGCGCCGGCACGCCGACCCGGACCGGGTGTCGCGGGGCGAGCCGGCCCGGATGGTGCTGACGGTGCGCAACACCGGGCGGCTGCGGGCGGCGAACCTGCTGGCCGAGGACCGCTGCGGCGAGCGCACCGTGCCGGTGCCGGTGCTGCGGCTGCGTCCCGGCCGGGACGTCACCGTGGCCTACGACGTGCCGACCGACCGGCGGGGCGTGGTGCGGGTGGGTCCGCTGCGGGTGACACGGCGGGACCCGCTGGGGCTGGTGGCGCTGGCCCGCGCGTACCCGGGGACGGTGCCGGTGTGGGTGCACCCGCGCGTGCACCCGTTGACGGCGGTGCCGACGGGCGCGGGGCGAAGCCTCGACGGCCGCGTCGACGGGGTGCCGCACGGGTCGATCACGTTCGACTCGCTGCGCGAGTACGTGGTCGGCGACGAGCTGCGCCGGGTGCACTGGCGCACCAGCGCCCGGGTCGGCGAGCTGATGGTGCGGGAGAACGTGGACACCAGCCTGCCCCGGATCGTGGTGCTGCTGGACAACCGGGCCGCCGCCCACCGCGATCCGGAGTCGTTCGAGTCGGCCTGCGAGGCGGCGGCGTCGGTGCTGGTGGCGGCGCTGCGCGCCGACCTGCCGGTGGTGCTGCTGCTGGTCGCGCCCGAACGCCCGACGGGCGACGGCGGGCCGGCGCCGGTCGGTGCGCCCGGCCGGCGGCGGTGGGTCCCCGCCCGCCGGGCGGCGGCCCGGGCGGCGGCCGTCGAGGAGTCCGCCGGTCCGCTGGACCGGCTCGCCGCGGTACGCCTCGACGGCGATGACGCGGCGGAGGCGCTGCGCGGCGCGACGAGGCGGCTGCGGCAGGAGCGCCTCGGCGACACCCTGGTCTTCCTCACCGGCCCGGACGGCCGGGGCGACCTGGGGCACGTCGGCGCGCTGCGCGGGGCGTACCCGTCAGTGGTGGTCGGGGTGTTCGGGGCGGCGGATCCGACGCCGGCGGCCGCGACCGGGATGGTGGTCGTCGACGCGGCCGACGGGGCCGGGTTCGCGGCCGGGTGGGACGGGGTGCGCCGGTGGTGAGGGTGCTCGGGGCGGCGCGGGCGGCGGTGGCGCCGCTGACGCTGGCGACGCTGGTCGCGCTGACCGGGGTGGTGCTCGGCCGGGTGTACGCGGACGGGCTGCTGACCGGGCTGGTGGCTGGCGCCGGGGCCGGCGCGGTGCTGGTCAGCGTGGCCGCCCGGCGGCTGCCGTCGTGGCTGGTCGCGCCGCTGTCGGTGGCTGCCCTGGCCGGCTGGACGGCGTGGTCGCTGCGGGTGTCCGCGGACGCGGCCGGGCTGGCGGCCCCGCTGGTCGACGTCGCGGCGGACGCGGCCCGCAACGGCATCCCCCGGCTGCTGACCGCGATGATCCCCGTCGAGCCTGCTCCGGACACGGTGCTGGTGCCGCTGGTCGCCGCGTGGCTGGCCGGCCTGGCCGGCGCCGAGGTCGGGCTGCGGGCCGGCCGGCTGTTGCTGGGCTACCTGCCGCCCGCGCTGCTCTACGCCGGGGCGCTGTACGTGGTCGGGCCGAACGCGGACCCGGCGATCTGGCCGACGGTGGCGTTCGCGGCGGTCGCCGCCGTGGGCCTGGCCGTGCCGGCCGGGCGGGCGGCGCCGCCGGGTGCGGACCCGACCGCCGGACTCCCGCCCGGGGTGCGGGCGGCGGTGCGGGTACGGCTGGCCGCCACGACGGCGGCCGGGTTGGCGGTGGTGGTCGGGCTGGCCGCCCTGCTCGGCCCGGCGGTGGCCGGCCGGGTGGAGGGCCGGCCGGTGGACCCGCGCCGGTACGTGGAGCCGCCGCAGGTGGAGTCGCTGGACGAGAACCCGCTGATCCGGATCTCCGGCTGGGCCCTGAACCCGGAACAGAAGCTGCTGGAGGTGAGCACGCGACGCGACAACTCCCCGGCTTCGGCCGCACCGGCGGGCGGAGGGCCGGAAGTCGACGAGGCGCGGGACGGCGGGGGCGCACCGGGCCGGGCGGCGCCGATCAGGCTCGCCGTGCTCAGCGACTACGACGGGGTGACGTGGCGGGTCGGGGCGACGTACCGCAACGCCGGGCGGATCCTGCCGGAGACCCCGACCGCGCCGGGGTCGACGGTCGAGACGGTCCGGCAGGAGATCACCGTGGCCGACCTGACCGGGCGGCTGCTGCCCGCCGTGGCCACCCCGCGGGAGGTCAGCGGCGCCCGCGTCGCGTACGACCCGCAGACCGGGACGCTGATCCGGCCGGAGGGGCTGACGCCGGGGCTGCGGTACACGGTCACCTCGGCGGCGGAGCGGCCCGACAGCAACCTGCTCGCCACGGCGGACGTACCGGCCGGGGACGCGGTGGCGCGGGTGCTGCGGGTGGCCGACGGGGCGCCGGACCCGCTGCGCCGGCTCGCCGCCCAGCTCGCCGAGGACAACAGCGCCCGTACGCCCGGGCGGCGACGATCGAGCAGTTCCTCGCCGAGCACTACCGGATGGTGGCGGACGCGCCCAGCGGGCACGCGTACCCGAACCTGGAGTTCTTCCTGTTCGGCCCGCGCAGCGGCGGCGGCCAGCGGGGCACCTCCGAGCAGTTCGCGGCGGCGTTCGCGGTGCTCGGCCGGCTGGCCGGGCTGCCCACCCGGGTCGTCGTCGGGTTCTCCTCCCCCGGCGACGGGCCGGTGCGCGCGGCGGACGCGTTCGCCTGGCCGGAGGTGCTGTTCTCCGGGGTCGGCTGGGTGCCGTTCGACCCGCTGCCCCGCCCCGACGAGCAGCCGCGCCCGGTCGAGGAGGACTTCCGCCCGGCGCCGGACGAACCGCCGCCGTCGGAGGCGCCCGAGCCCACCCCGGGGCCGGCGGAGTCCGCGCCGCCGGTGGCCGCGCCTGGCGGGCCGGCCGAGCCCGCCGGGGTGTCGACGCCGGTGCTGGTGGGCGGCGGCGCGGGCGGCCTGGTGCTGCTCGTCGGGGCGGCGCTGGCGGTGCTCGTGGCGCTGCGGCGGTCCCGGTCGCGGGTCCGGCTGTTCGCCGGCGACCCCGCGCAGCGGATCTCGGGCGCCTGGCGGGAGGTGACCGACGCGCTGCGGCTGGCCGGACGCCCGGCCGGCGGGGACCTGGCCGCCACCGAGGTCGCCGCCCGCGCCCACGCCGCCCTGGCCGAGGCCCGCGCCGGCACCTCACCGCCGGGCCCCGGCATGCCGGAGGTCGACGTGGCCGAGCTGGCGGGGCTGCTGAACCAGCAGGCGTTCGCCCCCGGCGCCACCACCGCCGAACAGGCCGAGCGGGCGGCCGCCGTGGCCGCCGCCTACACGGCCGCCCTGCGCGCGGCCCGTCCCTGGTGGCGCCGGCTGCTGTGGTCGGTGCACCCCGGCCCGCTGCGCTGGCCGACGGCGGTGAGCAGCCCCGCCGCCGAGCAGGTGTGCAGCAGGTAGCCCTGGCCCCGGGCGAGCATCCCGGGCAGCACCGCCCGGGCGGACTGGACGTGGGCCAGCACGTTGACCCGCCACGCCCGGTCCCAGTCGGCGGCCGGGGCGTCCAGGCCCGCCCCGGTGGCCACCCCGGCGTTGGCGCAGAACAGGTCGATCCGGCCGTACCGCCGCTCGGTGTCGGCCACCAGGTCGCGGACCTGCTCCTCGGCGGTGACGTCGACCTGGGCGGCGCGGGCGACCGGGCCGACCTCGTCGGCGACGGCGCGCGCCCCGGCCGGGTCGAGGTCGGCCACCACGACCGCCGCCGCGCCCTCGGCGGCGAACCGCCGGGTCAGCGCGGCGCCGATGCCGCCGGCCCCGCCGGTGAACACCGCCACCCGGTCGGTGAGGTTCATCGTCGGCTCCTCTCCGCTCGGCCGCCCGGCGAGGACCGTCAGGCCGGGCCCAGCCGGGCGATCAGGAAGGCCGCCACCGTCATACCCCAACGGTTCGTCACCGGTCGATCCTTCCGCTGTCCCGGCGCCCCGGCAAGATCCCGCGGGTGTTCGTCTTCGCGCTCACCCGCATCGTGGCCCGCTCGTTCGAGGACCTGGCCATCGAGGGCCAGATCTCGGGCTGGTCCCCGGTCACCGGCACGGGCAAGACGCTGCTGGTCATGCTGGCGCTGTGGTCGGTGTGGCAGGGCACGGCCTGGACGACGAGCCGGTACGACCCGTACAACGTGTGGCTGCAGAGCATCGTGATGATCGCGCTGGGCTCGACGATGGTGCTGGGGGTGGCCGTGCCCCGCGCGTTCACCTCCCTCGGGTTGGCGTTCGCCGTGGGGTACGTGGTGGCCCAGGTGAGCCGGCCGTTGATCCTGCTGCTGGCACTGGGCCGGCAGCGGCTCCGAGGGCTCAAACAGCGGATGTTGATCGTTCTCAGCGCCACGGCGGTGCTGTGGCTGGCCGGCGCGCTGCTGACCACCAACGTCCGGATCGTGCTCTGGCTGGCGGCGCTGACGATCGAGTACCTGGCCGGCCGGTTCGGCTGGCCGGTGCCCCTGCTCGGCCGATCGGCGGTGAACAGGTGGCAGCTCGGCGGCGCGCACCTGATGCTGCTGGCGGTGGCGGACGCCCGCCGGGCCTGGGGCCGCCCGCCGGAGCGGGCCAGACCGCCGTTCTGACCACTGCCGCCGCGCCCGCGCCTGCTCTGGCCTCCTCGGGTGACCTTCTCGATCGTGGGCCGCTCGGCGGACGGCCGGCAGCACGGCGTGGCCGTGGCCAGCAAGTTCCTCGCCGTCGGCGCGCTGGTGCCGGCCGCCGCGGCGGACGACGCCGCCCGCACCGACGCCGTCCGTCTCGCCGGCGAGGTGGCTCGGGGCGCTGGCCACCCAGGCCCACGCCAACCTCGCCTATCGGGAGCAGGGGCTGGCGCTGCCGCGCACCGGGGTCGCCGCCGCGGACGTGGTCCCGGGGCTGCTGGCCCACGCCGGCCACCCCGTCGGCGCGGCCGGGCTGGACGACGCGCTGGCCTCGTGGGCCGGGGTGAAGAACCTGGAGGAACGCCTGGTTTCCGGCCGGATCGACCCGATCGTCCTGGCGCACCTGCGCCGCGCCGCCCCGCCGCGGGACTGAACGCCGACGCCGTTGATCCAGACCGGGTCGCCACCGTAGATTGTGGACCCGCGGACTGAGGGGTGCAGATGCGAACTGTCGACGGGCGGGACGGCCTGATCATCGCGATCGACCAGACCCGGCTGCCGCACGAGGTCGAGTTCCTGGAGATCGGGACCGTCGAGGACCTGATCGTCGCGATCCGGTCGCTGGCGATCCGGGGCGCGCCCGCGATCGGCGTCGCCGGGGCGCTCGGGGTGGCCCTCGCCGCCCGGCTGCACCCGGACGACCCGGCGAAGCTGCGCGAGGCGCTCGACGCGATCCGGGCCGCCCGCCCCACCGCCGTGAACCTCGCCTGGGGCGTCGACCGGGTACGCGCCCGGCTCGAGGCCGGCGGCGCCGAGGCGGCCCTCGCCGAGGCCCTGACGGTGCTGGAGGAGGACGTCCGCTGCTGCCGGGAGCTGAGCGAGCGGGGCGCCCGCTGGCTGGTCGAGACGGTGGGCCCGCAGGTGGCGGTGCAGACCCACTGCAACGCCGGCGCGCTGGCCACCGTCGAGTGGGGCACCGCGCTCGGCGTGGTCCGGTCCCTGCAGCAGCACGGGGCGCTGGCCCACGTGTACGCCTCGGAGACCCGCCCGCTGCTGCAGGGCGCGCGGCTGACCGTGTGGGAGCTGGCGCAGATCGGGGCGCCGCACACCCTGGTGGTGGACTCGGCCGCCGCGTCGGTGCTGGCCCAGGGGCTGGTCGACGCGGTCGTCGTCGGCGCGGACCGGATCACCGCCAACGGCGACGTGATCAACAAGGTGGGCACGTATCCGCTGGCGCTGGCGGCGGCCCGCGCCGGCGTGCCGATGGTGGTCGCCGCCCCGGAGTCGACCGTCGACCTGGCCACCCCGTCCGGCCGGGACGTCCACATCGAGGTACGCGCCCCCGAGGAGATCACCGCCCTCGGTGCCGCGGCCCTGGCCCCGAAGGGCACCGGTACCCTCAACTACGCCTTCGACGTGACCCCGGCGGACCTGGTCACCGCCATCGTCACCGAGCGTCGGGTCATCCTGCCGTCCGCCGGTGGCCGCCCCGACGACCCCGCCGACCGGGCCTGACCCGCCCCGCCCCCTGCCGCGAGGAGCCGCCCCGATGCGCAACCGCTGGTCCGCCGCCGACGCCCCGGACAGCTCCGATCCGGTCGCGCGGCTCGTGTACGCGTCCCGGCTGCTCGGGGCCGACACCGACCTGGTGCTGCACGGCGGGGGGAACACCTCGGTCAAGACGACGGTCACCGACCTCACCGGCGAGCCGGTGGAGGTGCTCCACGTCAAGGGCAGCGGCTCGGACCTGGCGACCATGGACGCGTCCGGCTTCACCGCGTTGCGGCTGGACCGGCCGCGGGCGCTGCTGCGACTGGAGCGGCTCGGCGACAGCGACATGATGAACGAGCTGCGCTGCGCCCGCCTCGACGCGACCGCGCCGGACCCGAGCGTCGAGACGCTGCTGCACGCGCTGCTGCCGCACCCGGCAGTGCTGCACAGCCACGCCGACGCCCTGCTGGCCCTGACCAACCAGCCGAAGGGCGCCCGGCTGGTCGAGGAGGTCTACGGCGACAGCGTCGTCGTGGTCCCGTACGTCATGCCCGGCTTCGACCTGGCCCGGCTCTGCGCGCAGCTGTACCCGGAGCGCGCCCACAGCGGCACCGTCGGCGTGGTCCTGCTCAACCACGGGCTGTTCACGTTCGGCGCGGACGCCGAGGAGGCGTACCGCCGGCACATCGAGCTGGTCACCCTGGCCGAGGAACGGGTGGCCCTGCCGCGGCCCCGGGTCGCGCCGGCCGCACCGCGTCCGGTGGACCGGGTCCGGCTGGCCGGGCTGCGCCGGGAGGTCTCCGCCGCGGCGGGCGTCCCGATGCTGCTCAGCCGCCACGAGGACCCGGCCGTGCGGGCGTTCCTCGACCGGCCCGACCTGGCGGAGGTCGCCACGCGTGGCCCGGTCACCCCGGACCACGTGCTGCGCACCAAGCGGATCCCGCTGGTCGGCACCGACGTGGCCGGGTACGCCGACGCCTACCGCCGGTACGTCGACGAGAACCGCTCCCGGGCCCGCACCACGCTGACCGTGCTCGACCCCGCGCCCCGGGTGATCCTCGACCGGGAGCTGGGAATGCTCACCGCCGGCCGGCGGGCCGCCGAGACCGTGATGGCCCGGGACATCTACCGGCACACCGTCGACGTGATCGAGGCGGCCGAGGCGGTCGACGGCTACCAGGCGCTGCCGGCCCAGGACATCTTCGACCTCGAGTACTGGGAGCTGGAGCAGGCGAAGCTGCGCCGGGGCGGTCCGGCGCCGGAGTTCGCCGGCGAGGTGGCGGTGGTGACCGGGGCGGCCTCGGGCATCGGCCGGGCCTGCGCCGAGGCGCTGCTGGCCCGGGGCGCCTGCGTGGTGGCCCTGGACCGGGACCCGTCGGTCGGCCGCTCGGACGGGCCGGCCCGACTCGGCCTGACCGTCGACGTCACCGACTCCGCGGCCGTCGACGCCGCCCTGGACGCGGCGGTGGACCGGTTCGGCGGGGTCGACATCGTCGTCGCGTCCGCCGGGATCTTCCCGCCCAGCCGGGACATCGCCGCGCTGGACCCGACCGATCTGCGGCGCACGATGGCGGTCAACGCCGAGTCCGTGGCGTACCTGTTCTCCCGGGCGCACCCGCTGCTGGCGCTCGCGCCCCGCGGTGGCCGGGTGGTCGTGGTCGCCTCGCGCAACGCGCTGGCCCGGGGCCCGGCGCGGTCGCCTACTCCGCCTCGAAGGCGGCGGTGACGCAGGTGGCCCGGGTGGCGGCCCTGGAGTGGGCGGCCGACGGCATCCGCGTCAACGTGCTGCACCCCGACGCGGTCTTCGACACCGGGCTGTGGAGCGCGGAGGTGCTCGAGGCCCGGGCCCGGCACTACGGCCTGACCGTGGCGGAGTACAAGCGGCGGAACCTGCTGCGTACCGAGATCACCAGCGCCCGGGTCGGCGACCTGGCCGCCGCGCTCTGTGGGGAGGCCTTCGCGGCCACCACGGGCGCGCAGATCACCGTGGACGGGGGCAACGAGCGGGTGATCTGACCCCTCGCGGGGCCGGGGCGCGGCCCCGTCCCCGGAAGGGGTCAGCCGGCGGCGAAGGCGAGCCAGCGGACGCCGGCCGCCGCGAGGACGGCGCGTTTCCGGCCGGTGAGCGGCGCCCGCCCGGTGGCCTCGGCGACCAGGGTCGACCCGTCCCAGCCCAGCCCGGCCGGGACGCCACGCCCGCCGGTCACCTCGGCCGCGGCCGGCGTGAGCCACGGCTCGCGCCCCAGGGCGGCGGCCAGGTCCAGGCCGTGCACGCCGACCTCCACCACCCGGGTGACCAGGAACTCGGCCGGGGCCATCGCGTCGCCTCGCACGGCGACCGCCGTCGTTTCGTGCCGACCGGACCGGGTACGCGGCCGGGGCGACGACGAGAGGGGGCTCGGAGATGGCCGGGATCATGCTGCGCAGCGTCGCGTTCAACGACCACGACCGCCTGCCGGATCGTTTCGCCCGGGAGGGCGGAAACGTCTCACCGCCGCTGGAATGGGCCGACGTCCCCGACGGGACGCGGGAGCTGCTGCTGTTCGTCGAGGACCGCGACGCCGGCCGGGAGCCGTTCCTGCACTGGCTGGTCACCGGGATCAACCCGGGCTCCGGCGGGGTCGCCGAGGGCCAGGTGCCCGCCGGCGGCCAGGAGTGGCCCAACGGGTTCGGGGCCACCGGCTGGGGCGGCCCGCACCCGCCGGCCGGCGACGACCCGCACCGCTACTTCTTCCGCCTGTACGCCCTCGAACGGCCGCTGGAGCTGCCGGCCGCGCCCGGCGCCGGCGACGTGCACCGCGCGTTGGTGGACCGGGAGATCGCCAGCGGGAACATGGTGGGCACCTACGTGCGCGGCTGACCGGACGGTCAGCGGGACCCCGGGGCCAGGCCGCCGGGGTCCCGGCCGATCAACCCTTGTGGCGGGGCACCAGGCGGTGCACCGCGGCGAGCGCCAGCGCCGCCACCACGCCCATCGCCCCGGCGATCCCGGCCGCGCTGCCGGCGTACCCGACGAACAGCGGCCGGCGGCCCAGCTCGTGCGGGTCCACCCGGGGCAGGTCGACCAGCCACGACAGGGCGAGCACCGAGGCGACCACGGCCAGCGCGCCGCCGACGCCGAGCACGGCCGCGGCGATCCGGTGCGCGTCGGCCGGTTCCACCTGGGCCCGTTCCCGCTGGGTGACCAGCAGCAGCAGCCCGGCCACCGCCGCCCAGACGCCGACGACCAGGAACGCCGCGACGGCGTCGCTGGGCCGGTGCCAGCCGGCGGAGAGGGTGGCCACCCCGGCGGTGGCGGCGTACCCGGCGCCGAGGAACGCGCCGACGGCGCGCACCTTGCGGGGGAGCACCAGGATCAGCGCCAGCGCCACCGACGCCGCCACGGCCGCGTGCCCGCTCGGCAGGCTGTTGCCCACCGCCGCGCGCTCCGGGTCGATGCCGAAGTCCGGCCGGGCCAGGAAGTACTTGAGCAGCTGGGTGGTCGCGTTCGCGCCGCCGATCAGCAGCGTGGCCGTGACGGCCAGCGCCACCCGGCGGCGCATGAGCGCGATGAAGCCGATCACGGCCGTCGCCGCCAGCAGCGACACCGCCGACATCGCGTTCAGGAGCCGGTCCACCGGCTCGTCGATGCGGTCGTGACCGATCCGGTTGCCGGTCAGCGCGACCGTGTCGAGCCACTGGCCGAGCTCGGTGTGCAGGGCGAAACGCCACACCACGACGAGCCCGGCTGTCTGTGCCAGGGCGAGCACGACCAACCAGACCGCCGTCCAACCCCTTGCCGTCTCACGCACCCGCACACCGTAACGGCACACCGGGGACGTCGCCCACTGGCCCACCGACGGCCGGCGATACGTTGGGGTGGACCTGGAGGAGGTGCCGGTGACCGCCATGCCCGAGCCCGATCAGACGACGGCGGCCCCGCGGCCCGCCGGCCGGCCGGAGTCCCTCGCGGACCTGCTGGGCGGGCGGCGCGGGGCGGTGGACGCGACCCTGCCGCCGGTGGCGTTCGCCCTGGGCTGGCTGTTCACCGGCCGGTCGCTGCTGGGCGGGGTCGCCGCCGCCGTGGTGGCCGGCACGGCGGTGGCCGGCTGGCGGCTGCGGCGCGGAGACCGGCCTCGGTCGGTGCTGGTCGGGCTGCTGGCGGTGTGTGTCGCCGCGCTGGTCGCGTTGCGCACCGGGCGGGCCAGCGACTTCTTCCTGATCCAGGTGCTGTCCAACGCGGCCAGCGCGCTGGCCTGGGCCGTCAGCATCGTCGTGCGGTGGCCGTTGCTCGGGGTGCTGGTGGGTGTGGCGCTGGGCCAGCGGGGGCGGTGGCGGCGCGACCCGGCGCTGCTGCGGGCGTACGCGCGCGGCAGCTGGGTGTGGGCCGGCACGTACGTGCTGCGGCTGGCCGTGTTCGTACCGCTGTACTTCGGCGGGCAGGTGCTGGCGCTGGTGGCGGCGCGGGTCGCGCTGACCTGGCCGCTGGTGGCGGCGGCGCTGGCGCTGAGCTGGCTGGTGATCCGCCGGTCGCTGCCGGCCGGGCACCCGGGGCTGCGGCACCCGGTCACCGAACCCAACCCGCCGGCCGGGAAGACCAGCCGGGGTGAGCGGGCGGAAAGATAAGGGAGA is part of the Micromonospora olivasterospora genome and encodes:
- a CDS encoding phosphatase PAP2 family protein, translated to MRVRETARGWTAVWLVVLALAQTAGLVVVWRFALHTELGQWLDTVALTGNRIGHDRIDEPVDRLLNAMSAVSLLAATAVIGFIALMRRRVALAVTATLLIGGANATTQLLKYFLARPDFGIDPERAAVGNSLPSGHAAVAASVALALILVLPRKVRAVGAFLGAGYAATAGVATLSAGWHRPSDAVAAFLVVGVWAAVAGLLLLVTQRERAQVEPADAHRIAAAVLGVGGALAVVASVLALSWLVDLPRVDPHELGRRPLFVGYAGSAAGIAGAMGVVAALALAAVHRLVPRHKG
- a CDS encoding DUF3159 domain-containing protein; the encoded protein is MPEPDQTTAAPRPAGRPESLADLLGGRRGAVDATLPPVAFALGWLFTGRSLLGGVAAAVVAGTAVAGWRLRRGDRPRSVLVGLLAVCVAALVALRTGRASDFFLIQVLSNAASALAWAVSIVVRWPLLGVLVGVALGQRGRWRRDPALLRAYARGSWVWAGTYVLRLAVFVPLYFGGQVLALVAARVALTWPLVAAALALSWLVIRRSLPAGHPGLRHPVTEPNPPAGKTSRGERAER